Proteins from a single region of Prosthecodimorpha staleyi:
- a CDS encoding bifunctional helix-turn-helix transcriptional regulator/GNAT family N-acetyltransferase, which translates to MTAPVAPEQIEAFRRFSRFYTARIGALSEGLHGSPLSLPEARVFYEIGVAGTTTAGLVAETLGLDAGYLSRLLKALEERGFVERRPDPADGRRQILAHKPSAQPVFDAIQAAARREIGEMLDGLGAAERADLVAAMGRVEALLAPTRPAPEITLRPHRAGDMGWILQAHGEIYTRDYGWTPLFEALVAEILAKFLRDFDPASEHCWIAEMDGRRVGSVFIVRADADTAKLRLLLVHPDARGHGLGRRLVEEAIAFSRARGYRRLVLWTNDPLVAARHIYEKAGFRLVEESRHADFGPEMTGQNWVLDLD; encoded by the coding sequence ATGACCGCACCCGTCGCTCCCGAGCAGATCGAAGCCTTCCGCCGCTTCTCCCGCTTCTACACCGCCCGCATCGGCGCCCTGTCGGAGGGGCTGCACGGCAGTCCACTCTCGTTGCCCGAGGCCCGCGTCTTCTACGAGATCGGCGTCGCCGGCACGACCACGGCCGGCCTCGTCGCCGAGACGCTCGGCCTTGACGCCGGCTATCTGAGCCGGCTGCTCAAGGCACTCGAAGAGCGCGGCTTCGTCGAGCGCCGGCCCGATCCGGCCGACGGACGTCGGCAGATCCTCGCCCACAAGCCGTCTGCACAGCCGGTGTTCGACGCCATCCAGGCCGCGGCGCGACGTGAGATCGGCGAGATGCTGGACGGCCTCGGGGCTGCCGAACGCGCCGACCTGGTCGCCGCGATGGGGCGGGTCGAAGCCTTGCTGGCACCGACGCGACCGGCGCCCGAGATCACGCTGCGCCCGCACCGCGCCGGCGACATGGGCTGGATCCTGCAGGCCCATGGCGAGATCTACACCCGCGACTACGGCTGGACCCCGCTGTTCGAGGCGCTGGTCGCCGAGATCCTGGCGAAATTCCTGCGCGACTTCGACCCGGCCTCCGAGCATTGCTGGATCGCCGAGATGGACGGCCGCCGCGTCGGCTCGGTGTTCATCGTGCGGGCCGATGCCGACACCGCCAAGCTGCGGCTGTTGCTGGTCCATCCCGATGCCCGCGGCCACGGCCTCGGCCGCAGGCTGGTCGAGGAGGCGATCGCCTTCTCGCGCGCCCGCGGCTATCGGCGTCTCGTCCTGTGGACCAACGACCCGCTGGTCGCCGCCCGCCACATCTACGAGAAAGCCGGCTTCCGCCTCGTCGAGGAAAGCCGCCATGCGGATTTCGGCCCCGAGATGACCGGCCAGAACTGGGTGCTCGACCTGGACTGA
- a CDS encoding type II toxin-antitoxin system HicB family antitoxin: protein MLDYPIELAPDDNGTILVTCPLLPEVTTFGETEPEAWRHAQEAIEEAIGARLARWDDVPLPDGSVDRGVSDRKVSSVRLPLLTEMKVLLFRACREAGVSRAELARRLDWHREQVDRLFRVGHASRVDQFDAAFAALKSDLKIEVGHAA from the coding sequence ATGCTCGACTATCCGATCGAACTCGCACCCGACGACAACGGCACCATCCTGGTGACCTGTCCGCTGCTGCCCGAAGTGACCACCTTCGGCGAGACGGAACCGGAGGCGTGGCGTCACGCGCAAGAGGCCATCGAAGAGGCGATCGGCGCGCGGCTCGCTCGCTGGGACGACGTGCCGCTGCCGGACGGCTCGGTTGATCGCGGCGTTTCGGATCGCAAGGTGTCGTCGGTCCGCCTGCCGCTGCTGACCGAGATGAAGGTGCTGCTGTTCCGCGCCTGCCGCGAGGCCGGCGTCAGCCGCGCGGAGCTTGCGCGCCGCCTGGATTGGCATCGCGAGCAGGTCGACCGGCTGTTCCGGGTCGGCCATGCCTCCCGTGTGGACCAGTTCGACGCCGCCTTCGCGGCCCTGAAATCCGACTTGAAGATCGAGGTCGGCCACGCGGCCTGA
- a CDS encoding type II toxin-antitoxin system HicA family toxin yields MNASELKRFLAQRGCTFETHKGGSGHVTVRLGDRVSQLPMHGRGKELGTGLVNKILKDLGLK; encoded by the coding sequence ATGAATGCGAGCGAGCTCAAACGCTTCCTCGCCCAGCGGGGATGCACCTTCGAGACCCACAAGGGCGGCTCGGGTCATGTCACCGTGCGGCTCGGCGACCGGGTCAGCCAATTGCCGATGCATGGCCGGGGCAAGGAGCTGGGCACCGGGCTCGTCAACAAGATCCTGAAGGATTTGGGGTTGAAGTGA